TTGATAAGGCATGCGGTCTGGGGATTGCAGGCTCCCTCATGCGACTCGCCCTTGATGCCGCGCAGGGATCCAAGGGGGTTGCGGTTCTTACATATCCTGGTTGGATGCCTCCCGCCTTCTTTAAGCGGTTTGGTTTCGAACAGGTTGAGCAGAAAGCCAGCCGGGCAACGGCGCTCCTCCGCAAGGCTGATCCACGCGCCGATGTCAGAGTGTCCCTAGCCTCTTCCTCTCCCGCAGTGCATTTCGGACAATCTCACAGCGATGCTTTCCCGCAAGACGCCGTAAGGGTGGAGGCCGTATTCGGTCTCAGATGCCCGTGGGTGATGCAGCAGTATCGTAAGTATCTGTCCATTGCCGGCTCGATCTCAGACATAGTAATCACTCGCGAATACGTGATCCGCACCCACGCCGACGCACTCCGACTGGGCGAAGGGAACCTCTACATAGACGGGGTCGCACCCTTCTCCGGGCCCATCCGCCGCGAGGAACTCGAACGTGTTATCAAAGAGCGCCTAGCGCGCAAAGCCATCTCGCCGCCCGGCAACTTCCTGGCCTAGTACTGTTATGTTGCCTCCGGACAAATACCCAGTTAGAAGGTGAATGTTACCCCGGCGGCCTCAGGGATCGCTCGCCAACACGGATTGGGATGAGCAAGCTCCGAACTCCCGGAGCCAGCTGGCTCCGGGAGTGTAGCCATCCCCATCGCCGTGCGTGAATCGTCTTCAGCCGGCCCCGGGGAGTCGACCCCAGGGCCGGCGTTCTACTTGCCTATGCCTTCTACCTATGCCTTCTCCACCGGCGCTTGGATTTCCGTCACATACTGAGTCGGGTCGTTGGTGTCGCCGGGGCTGCGCAGGTAGTTTTCGCGGACCGGCCCGGCCACCCGGTAGCCGTTTGGCTCCAACCATGCCATGACGGCGTTGTACGCCTCGCCGATCCCTTCATACGGACCC
The sequence above is a segment of the Clostridia bacterium genome. Coding sequences within it:
- a CDS encoding GNAT family N-acetyltransferase; amino-acid sequence: MGAKVFGAFLEEGEPVGRIEIMPIEAAPVPLEGDGLWVIRCIWVLDKACGLGIAGSLMRLALDAAQGSKGVAVLTYPGWMPPAFFKRFGFEQVEQKASRATALLRKADPRADVRVSLASSSPAVHFGQSHSDAFPQDAVRVEAVFGLRCPWVMQQYRKYLSIAGSISDIVITREYVIRTHADALRLGEGNLYIDGVAPFSGPIRREELERVIKERLARKAISPPGNFLA